In one Oncorhynchus keta strain PuntledgeMale-10-30-2019 unplaced genomic scaffold, Oket_V2 Un_contig_23984_pilon_pilon, whole genome shotgun sequence genomic region, the following are encoded:
- the LOC127921919 gene encoding uncharacterized protein LOC127921919 isoform X3, which produces MAHFRYCPTFYSMVHFRYCPTFFYSIAHLRYCTVPPSIVWPTSGTVPPSIVWPTSGTVPPSIAWSTSGTVPPSIAWPTSGTVPPCIAWPTSSTVPPSIVWPTSGNVPPSIAWPTSSTVPPSIVWPTSGNVPPSIAWPISGTVPPSIEWPISGTVPPSIARPISGTVPPSIAWPISGTVPPSIARPISGTVPPSIAWPIPGPVPPSIAWPISGTVPPSIARPISGTLPPSIAWPISGTVPPSIARPISGTLPPSIAWPISGTVPPSIARPISGNVPPSIAWPISGTVPPSIAWPISGTVPPSIAWPISGTVSPSIEWPTSSTVPPSTEWPTSGTVPPYIAWSTSSTVPPSIAWPISGTILPSIAWPISGTVPPSIARPISGTVPASIVWRISGTVPPSIAWTISGTVPPSIEWPTSSAVPPSTEWPTSGIAPSHLL; this is translated from the exons atggcccacttcaggtactgtcccaccttctatagcatggtCCACTTCAGGTACTGTCCCACCTTCTTCTATAGCATTGCCCACCTCAGGTACTGTACTGTCCCACCTTCTATAGTATGGCCCACTTCAGGTACTGTCCCACCTTCTATAGTATGGCCCACTTCAGGTACtgtaccaccttctatagcatggtccacttcaggtactgtcccaccttctatagcatggcccacttcaggtactgtaccaccttgtatagcatggcccacttcaagtactgtaccaccttctatagtatggcccacttcaggtaatgtaccaccttctatagcatggcccacttcaagtactgtaccaccttctatagtatggcccacttcaggtaatgtaccaccttctatagcatggcccatttcaggtactgtaccaccttctatagaatggcccatttcaggtactgtaccaccttctatagcaaggcccatttcaggtactgtaccaccttctatagcatggcccatttcaggtactgtaccaccttctatagcaaggcccatttcaggtactgtaccaccttctatagcatggcccattcCAGGTCCtgtaccaccttctatagcatggcccatttcaggtactgtaccaccttctatagcaaggcccatttcag gtactttaccaccttctatagcatggcccatttcaggtactgtaccaccttctatagcaaggcccatttcaggtactttaccaccttctatagcatggcccatttcaggtactgtaccaccttctatagcaAGGCCCATTTCAGGTAAtgtaccaccttctatagcatggcccatttcaggtactgtaccgccttctatagcatggcccatttcaggtactgtaccaccttctatagcatggcccatttcag gtactgtaTCACCTTCTATAGAATGGCCCACTTCAAGTACTGTACCACCATCTACAGAATGGCCCACTTCAGGTACTGTCCCACCTTATATAGCATGGTCCACTTCAAGTACtgtaccaccttctatagcatggcccatttcaggtactatactgccttctatagcatggcccatttcaggtactgtaccaccttctatagcaaggcccatttcaggtactgtaccaGCTTCTATAGTATGGCGcatttcaggtactgtaccaccttctatagcgtggaccatttcaggtactgtaccacCTTCTATAGAATGGCCCACTTCAAGTGCTGTACCACCTTCTACAGAATGGCCCACTTCAG GTATTGCACCATcccaccttctatag
- the LOC127921919 gene encoding uncharacterized protein LOC127921919 isoform X4, whose protein sequence is MAHFRYCPTFYSMVHFRYCPTFFYSIAHLRYCTVPPSIVWPTSGTVPPSIVWPTSGTVPPSIAWSTSGTVPPSIAWPTSGTVPPCIAWPTSSTVPPSIVWPTSGNVPPSIAWPTSSTVPPSIVWPTSGNVPPSIAWPISGTVPPSIEWPISGTVPPSIARPISGTVPPSIAWPISGTVPPSIARPISGTVPPSIAWPIPGPVPPSIAWPISGTVPPSIARPISGTLPPSIAWPISGTVPPSIARPISGTLPPSIAWPISGTVPPSIARPISGNVPPSIAWPISGTVPPSIAWPISGTVPPSIAWPISGTVSPSIEWPTSSTVPPSTEWPTSGTVPPYIAWSTSSTVPPSIAWPISGTILPSIAWPISGTVPASIVWRISGTVPPSIAWTISGTVPPSIEWPTSSAVPPSTEWPTSGIAPSHLL, encoded by the exons atggcccacttcaggtactgtcccaccttctatagcatggtCCACTTCAGGTACTGTCCCACCTTCTTCTATAGCATTGCCCACCTCAGGTACTGTACTGTCCCACCTTCTATAGTATGGCCCACTTCAGGTACTGTCCCACCTTCTATAGTATGGCCCACTTCAGGTACtgtaccaccttctatagcatggtccacttcaggtactgtcccaccttctatagcatggcccacttcaggtactgtaccaccttgtatagcatggcccacttcaagtactgtaccaccttctatagtatggcccacttcaggtaatgtaccaccttctatagcatggcccacttcaagtactgtaccaccttctatagtatggcccacttcaggtaatgtaccaccttctatagcatggcccatttcaggtactgtaccaccttctatagaatggcccatttcaggtactgtaccaccttctatagcaaggcccatttcaggtactgtaccaccttctatagcatggcccatttcaggtactgtaccaccttctatagcaaggcccatttcaggtactgtaccaccttctatagcatggcccattcCAGGTCCtgtaccaccttctatagcatggcccatttcaggtactgtaccaccttctatagcaaggcccatttcag gtactttaccaccttctatagcatggcccatttcaggtactgtaccaccttctatagcaaggcccatttcaggtactttaccaccttctatagcatggcccatttcaggtactgtaccaccttctatagcaAGGCCCATTTCAGGTAAtgtaccaccttctatagcatggcccatttcaggtactgtaccgccttctatagcatggcccatttcaggtactgtaccaccttctatagcatggcccatttcag gtactgtaTCACCTTCTATAGAATGGCCCACTTCAAGTACTGTACCACCATCTACAGAATGGCCCACTTCAGGTACTGTCCCACCTTATATAGCATGGTCCACTTCAAGTACtgtaccaccttctatagcatggcccatttcaggtactatactgccttctatagcatggcccatttcag gtactgtaccaGCTTCTATAGTATGGCGcatttcaggtactgtaccaccttctatagcgtggaccatttcaggtactgtaccacCTTCTATAGAATGGCCCACTTCAAGTGCTGTACCACCTTCTACAGAATGGCCCACTTCAG GTATTGCACCATcccaccttctatag
- the LOC127921919 gene encoding uncharacterized protein LOC127921919 isoform X2, which translates to MAHFRYCPTFYSMVHFRYCPTFFYSIAHLRYCTVPPSIVWPTSGTVPPSIVWPTSGTVPPSIAWSTSGTVPPSIAWPTSGTVPPCIAWPTSSTVPPSIVWPTSGNVPPSIAWPTSSTVPPSIVWPTSGNVPPSIAWPISGTVPPSIEWPISGTVPPSIARPISGTVPPSIAWPISGTVPPSIARPISGTVPPSIAWPIPGPVPPSIAWPISGTVPPSIARPISGTLPPSIAWPISGTVPPSIARPISGTLPPSIAWPISGTVPPSIARPISGNVPPSIAWPISGTVPPSIAWPISGTVPPSIAWPISGTVSPSIEWPTSSTVPPSTEWPTSGTVPPYIAWSTSSTVPPSIAWPISGTILPSIAWPISGTVPPSIARPISGTVPASIVWRISGTVPPSIAWTISGTVPPSIEWPTSSAVPPSTEWPTSGIAPSHLL; encoded by the exons atggcccacttcaggtactgtcccaccttctatagcatggtCCACTTCAGGTACTGTCCCACCTTCTTCTATAGCATTGCCCACCTCAGGTACTGTACTGTCCCACCTTCTATAGTATGGCCCACTTCAGGTACTGTCCCACCTTCTATAGTATGGCCCACTTCAGGTACtgtaccaccttctatagcatggtccacttcaggtactgtcccaccttctatagcatggcccacttcaggtactgtaccaccttgtatagcatggcccacttcaagtactgtaccaccttctatagtatggcccacttcaggtaatgtaccaccttctatagcatggcccacttcaagtactgtaccaccttctatagtatggcccacttcaggtaatgtaccaccttctatagcatggcccatttcaggtactgtaccaccttctatagaatggcccatttcaggtactgtaccaccttctatagcaaggcccatttcaggtactgtaccaccttctatagcatggcccatttcaggtactgtaccaccttctatagcaaggcccatttcaggtactgtaccaccttctatagcatggcccattcCAGGTCCtgtaccaccttctatagcatggcccatttcaggtactgtaccaccttctatagcaaggcccatttcag gtactttaccaccttctatagcatggcccatttcaggtactgtaccaccttctatagcaaggcccatttcaggtactttaccaccttctatagcatggcccatttcaggtactgtaccaccttctatagcaAGGCCCATTTCAGGTAAtgtaccaccttctatagcatggcccatttcaggtactgtaccgccttctatagcatggcccatttcaggtactgtaccaccttctatagcatggcccatttcag gtactgtaTCACCTTCTATAGAATGGCCCACTTCAAGTACTGTACCACCATCTACAGAATGGCCCACTTCAGGTACTGTCCCACCTTATATAGCATGGTCCACTTCAAGTACtgtaccaccttctatagcatggcccatttcaggtactatactgccttctatagcatggcccatttcaggtactgtaccaccttctatagcaaggcccatttcaggtactgtaccaGCTTCTATAGTATGGCGcatttcaggtactgtaccaccttctatagcgtggaccatttcaggtactgtaccacCTTCTATAGAATGGCCCACTTCAAGTGCTGTACCACCTTCTACAGAATGGCCCACTTCAGGTATTGCACCGTcccaccttctatag
- the LOC127921919 gene encoding titin homolog isoform X1 produces the protein MYFFYHKRHGLKGDLDTRLKRDLDTRLKRDLDTRLKRDQDTRLMRDLDTRLKRDLDTRLKRDLDTRLKRDQDTRLKRDLDTRLKRDLDTRLKRDLDTRLKRDQDTRPKRDLNTRLKRDQDTRLKRDLDTRLKRDLDTRLKRDLDTRPKRDLDTRLKRDLDTRPKRDLDTRLKRDLDTRLKRDQDTRLKRDQDTRPKRDLNTRLKRDLDTRLKRDQDTRLKRDQDTRPKRDLNTRLKRDLDTRLKRDQDTRLKGDLDTRLKRDLDTRPKRDLDTRPKRDLNTRLKRDLDTRLKRDLNTRLKRDLDTSLKRDLDTRLKRDLDTRLKRDQDTRLKRDLNTRPKRDQDTRPKRDLNTRPKRDLDTRLKRDLNTRLKRDLDTRPKRDQDTRPKRDLNTRPKRDLDTRLKRDQDTRLKRDQDTRLKRDLNTRPKRDQDTRPKRDLNTRPKRDLDTRPKRDLDTRLKRDLDTRLKRDLNTRLKRDLDTRLKRDLDTRLKRDLDTSHLKCIYPQHFLLLVQSQIPLLQRA, from the coding sequence ATGTACTTTTTCTATCACAAGAGACATGGACTCAAGGGAGACCtggacacaaggctcaagagagacctggacacaaggctcaagagagaccTCGATacaaggctcaagagagaccAGGACACAAGGCTCATGAGAGACCtggacacaaggctcaagagagacctggacacaaggctcaagagagaccTCGATacaaggctcaagagagaccaggacacaaggctcaagagagacctggacacaaggctcaagcgtgacctggacacaaggctcaagcgtgacctggacacaaggctcaagagagaccaggacacaaggcccaagagagatctgaacacaaggctcaagagagaccaggacacaaggctcaagagagacctggacacaaggctcaagagagacctggacacaaggctcaagagagacctggacacaaggcccaagagagacctggacacaaggctcaagagagacctggacacaaggcccaagagagatctggacacaaggctcaagagagacctggacacaaggctcaagagagaccaggacacaaggctcaagagagaccaggacacaaggcccaagagagatctgaacacaaggctcaagagagacctggacacaaggctcaagagagaccaggacacaaggctcaagagagaccaggacacaaggcccaagagagatctgaacacaaggctcaagagagacctggacacaaggctcaagagagaccAGGACACAAGGCTCAAGGGAGACCtggacacaaggctcaagagagacctggacacaaggcccaagagagacctggacacaaggcccaagagagatctgaacacaaggctcaagagagatctggacacaaggctcaagagagatctgaacacaaggctcaagagagacctggacacaagtctcaagagagacctggacacaaggctcaagagagacctggacacaaggctcaagagagaccaggacacaaggctcaagagagatCTGAACACAAGGCCCAAGAGAGACCAGGACACAAGGCCCAAGAGAGATCTGAACACAAGGcccaagagagacctggacacaaggctcaagagagatctgaacacaaggctcaagagagatCTGGACACAAGGCCCAAGAGAGACCAGGACACAAGGCCCAAGAGAGATCTGAACACAAGGcccaagagagacctggacacaaggctcaagagagaccaggacacaaggctcaagagagaccaggacacaaggctcaagagagatCTGAACACAAGGCCCAAGAGAGACCAGGACACAAGGCCCAAGAGAGATCTGAACACAAGGcccaagagagacctggacacaaggcccaagagagacctggacacaaggctcaagagagacctggacacaaggctcaagagagatctgaacacaaggctcaagagagatctggacacaaggctcaagagagatctggacacaaggctcaagagagaccTGGACACAAGTCATCTTAAATGTATCTACCCACAACACTTCCTGTTGTTGGTCCAATCCCAGATCCCCTTGCTGCAGCGAGCCTAG